The Strix uralensis isolate ZFMK-TIS-50842 chromosome 34, bStrUra1, whole genome shotgun sequence genomic interval aagaacggttcaataactgaactaaaataacatcaataataataaattgtcatgaaaaggaaaaattagcaaagagACGGAAATGAAACCTATGGAGGACAAGTGATGGCAATGAAACCAACTGCTGACCACCAACCGaccagtgcccagtcaaaaccagcccagctccccagtacaggagaggattttggtgctgggacaaatggcGACGTGCCAGCTTGGCGTGGGGGTGCCTTTTTGTGCCCTGTGACCCctcgggaggggcaggatgggctaaagcttccctcctcctcctcctcctctctgggcTTTGTGGTCTCGCGGGACACCCCGGGTGCGGGTGTgcggccctgggggcagcggcaGAGGGACACTGCTCGGGGGGTCCCCGTGGGAAGGACACCGTGGGACTGGGCTTGTTGCtccagcttgatttaaaaaaaatttattgaagTACGGCCTTTCCCCGAGAACTGCACCTCTCCGAGGCTCATCAGGCGCAGCACCACAGCAACCGCAGGCTCCATCCTGACcttggcttctgctttagagctgTCAGGATGAGGACGGTCTGAGCTGCCAGGCACCTGATGGAGTGCTCAGCGTCGTTCTCCAAGGACTGGAGGGCTGcgagagaaggaaacagagcagaggtgaaccccccctgcccgcagagaccccaggagcccaggctctgtcccctgccccaccagcccccgccagcacagcactgcccctaTTCACCACTCTGGCAGAtctcccacagcttctccagcctgagGATCCTCCGGCGCCGCGCagcaagccctggggcacagagctcctgtcagagctctgctccccctcggcagggctgtcccccagcaaGGACAGCACCCGAGGGTGCTGGGAACCAGCAAGACTCCCAGCGagccccaccagtggggactggggccgGGCGGCCAGAAACGGGTCCCCGGGAACTCACCGATGAACCTGACGGCCGCCTCTCGCACGCTGGCCTGAGGGTTCTCCACGTagagcaggctctggagcagatacTCGTCTGCGCTGTTCCTCTTGTGCgttatctgagggagcacaagggcacggggctggtacggTCCCTCCGCAGCCGTccggaccagtccctcctgccagcaccccgctccctcccagtgactcccgtctcccagccaggagtcctgtggggctgagggccagagAGCGccacaggcagagggggctgggggtgctgagacccctccgtcccgctgccagggcccagatgggccggggtctcctggagaagagcccttggggggtgcgtgctggagggcagggaaggaggatgcagctggagcagcggggctggagcagggcggcGATGCAGAGCGGCACAGCCCCCCGCACGGCacggctgcagcccccgtccagcccggcctggggctttgggggttgtcctcaccaagTACTCTCCAATCAGGGGTGTCTGCCCTGTCTCGGCCAGGAagctgagcctcctccagcccaggaactCTGCACAGGCGCGGAGGGTGTCCCAGGAAGCCTGCGGAGAAGCAGAAGCTtggagatggcaccagagcccagggaaggagacctggcatcctcctcctctgggcctggcttTGAGCTGCGCGGATGGGGTGATCCCGGGATTGgatcccccttcattcctggggcCATCCCGCGCTCTGGGAGCTGGCCCTGACACCCGGGGGGTCTTTGGacacagccctgggggacagggatgggggctcaaagcacacaaaGTCCGTGGGGTCTCGTGTGCTCGGTGGCCACAGgccgctgctgagcagggaaatgtctgtgcccagttctccggccctgctggtgctggggctgcagggacccttcctctgggctgggggggcccccacctccccctccagctcagcagcaggggagggggaggaggccGGTGGAGGTGGGACCGGCGCAGCGGGACCCTGCGGTGACACACAATCCCGTTGTCCCTCACAGCCAGGCCACCCCCgtggtgtcagcacgcccttccccGTGACACCAGTCACTGATCTCTGACCTTGGCCACGCTCTCGATCTTCTCGTTGGTGTGGAAGAACAGCGCCAGCACAGCACCCtgcactttcttcaccatttttttggtgtttctctCCAGCGCGGTCTTCATCACGTCTTCgaagaggcggatggagagctcccgcacccggctggactcctggcagggaggaggacagaaggaGCTCAGCATCAGCCGCTCCTCGCCCACGGGGAGCAGGGCCGTTAGCgtggctggggggagaggagctgccccagggtCGGATCCTGAACGCAGGAGCCGTCGGCCAGACCTGCAGCTGTGGCTCAACGGCCCGGGAGCCCTGAAAGGCctcggaagaggagcggggaggagaatAGCCTGGAAAGGCCacggaaggagagtgggaagagccccaaaaggccacgcaagaggagccagggggacatccctgcccaaatgctgcccgcagggccgggctgaATGTCCTTCACCCATCGCCTCAGCTCCGCCTCCCGCCTTACATCATCGAAGAGGAGCGGGAGCTTCTCCGCCAGCCTCAGAGCGATGAGGTTGGCCTCCTTCCTCTTCATGTGAGGAATCACGTTGACGAAGAGCATCAGGGCCTTCATCCTAATATCGCTGTTGGCTGCCAGCAGGTTCTCCATGATGTCGGGCAGGAGCACCAGCATCTTCCTGGCCTGTACGGAACACACCGGTCACCTTGTGAAGTGGTGAAAGACccgccccaggcaccccccagcccctccagagcagggagggTGCTTGGAGCCGTCAGCCTGCATCCTCCTGGCCAGGGCCAAGCCACCGCATCCCCCAGGCCCTGGCTACCAACTTGGCTCCCCTTGCCGACCCCCCACTCACCGTTTCGGGTGTTTTTGAGAGTGTCGTGAGGCCCGTGAGCACGAGAGAGAGCATCACCGGACTGGGACACCTCAGGTACCTCTGGGTTTCGTAGAGGGCAGCAAACTGCTTGTCGTCAATGTCAGCGCTGACcagcagctaaaatggagacagtggtgagagaccagcagagctgtgagGCTCCCTTCCCCGCGCAGGCACAGCCTGTGGCAAgggtctcctctccccttgaagcCACCTCAGAGTCCCCACCTCTCTGTCCCAGGGCCAGAGTCAGGcaggtgggtgcaggcagggtggaaGGCAGAGCGCTGCCTGCACTGGGACAGGCTTCGTGGGGCCAAACCAGCATCGGGTGGGCCCAAATGTGTGGCACGGGGgtctgggaggaggaagaggaggaggaggaaggcagagcactGGAACTGAGCGTGGTCACTCACAGCCAAGGGGTAGATGCAGGCATCGTCCGCAGCACAGCTGAACACCCTGCGCAGCCGCCAGTCCTGCAGCACACCGAGCAGCTCCGACACGACTCTCCACAAAGCCCAGGGCAcggagatcatcacctcccacatggccaCGGCAGCGCTGCGGAGCCAGAGCCAACTcggtcagcagagctgcctcggctcctcCGGACCccgcccctgcccacccccctcatttcggggtgcccggggaggcagagggggtgaggttctgttccccatggggcagggcCTCCGCTTTGGCCGGCTCTGGCCGGAGTGGGAagcgtggtgggatggagagccctgctcctcggGGATATCCCACAGTTTTCcgtgggtctggcagccagagagtctctgggccactctccccGTGGGGAATGAGCCTTCAAGGCTGTCGGGGCCGGTACCTGTCACACGTTGGAGAGATGACCAACAggctcctgaccacctccctgggacgccacttggtcagcagcagcagcagcgagtccAGGCTGCGCCGGGCCGGCTCCGCGCGGATCTGCTCCACGTTTGTGTGGATGCATCTCAGGACTTCTGGCACCTGGAGGGGACACGGGTGAGGAtggtgctgcccttcccatccctccctgctgccttgaCATGGCTTCGGGTGCCCGAGAGAGCCGGGTTAGGGCaggaagaacaagacttgacacGTCTTGACACAGAAGGACAgtccagccacggggcacttacatcCGTCAGCCAGGACGCCGGGTCTGTCATGGCCGTGTCCACGATGTcgctgcccatctgcctgtcGTGGACATCGTCTGCCATCAAGGCCTCGATGGCCACGAGAACATCCATGTTCTGAGAAGGCTGGAGGGATTCGTCAAACACCTACAGGTGGAGGGACAGGGGGGGAAGATGTGTCATGACActgagcttggctgagcagctcGGCCACCTCTGGGTCCCCTTGCTCGCACAAGCCGATACCATGGACAAGGGTCCCGGCGAGGGGGGAGCTCATTACCGTAGTCATGTCGCTGCTGTCGAGTGAAGAAAGCAACCAGGTGCTCTCAGAATCCCATCCCCATTTCTCTGGAATCTCCTCTGGCAGCATCTCGACTACATGGAAACACAGAAGAGTCGGTAAGACAACGGCCATCTTGGCCAACCAGCCTCCCAAAGGGTGAAAAGAGCTTGAAACGGGGGAAACGGGGTCCTGGCGTCGGCCCCCTCACTCACCAATCCACAGAGGCAGGACCGTGGTCACCTCGCAGGGCTCCAgcggagagctgctctcctggggagcccccacctcctcctcccaaaccaccctGGGACTGCTGGGgggtctctctgccatcctcaaaactgggtgagggacagtggggggggtTCAGCTTTAGGGAGTGACGGGAAAAGacgtgggctgtgctcaggagtctcCTCGCTgcgctcctgccctgtcccttccctgtcttGTCAGACGCTGCGGGGCTGCGCTGCTTAAATACGGTGCCATGGGGTGACACGgagtgatgtcacaaaggggtgTCACAAAGAGGGGTCACATTGTGACCTGtcacccaggctgggtggggcaggggttccGCTGCAGGGGGTAGGGACCCAGCTTGCCACTGGGCCACGGCTCCTctcggggtgtccccagccccccatcaTGTCCCCTCAGGACCTTCCCGTACCCCCCGGCTCGTCCCAGAGGGTtcacacaccccggcacggccccCGGACCTTCTGCTTCGATCCCgacagaaacactccagactgCCCCGTCTCTACTTTGCGCTCACCTGGAGCGTTTGCTCGCCTGTCTCCCGTTCTCTCCCACACTCCCAGAGTAGCTTTAATCTGCTacagcagtgtcctggtttcagctgggatagttcATTTTCtcgagctgggagggagcacagccgcagtgctgtgttttgtgacgGCGGCATCTTCCTTCTGTCGGGATCGCTGGCCGGGAGCGGGCTGttggtcggtgggtggtgagcagtcgcCTTGTGCATCACCCATATGTACTttccattgttgttatttttttgctttactacaatcactaaactgttttttttatctcaacctacgagttttccgtgtgtccctccactctcttGCCCCATTCCCCCGACGGGGGGAGGGAGAGCGaccggctgcgtggtgtttggctccgaccgagttcaaaccacgagagtcctttttggtgcccagcgtggggctcgaagggttgagataacggCAGATCGGGTCAGTGGGTCAGAACCATTTGTTAGGAGCATTCATTAGATTGGCTTAGCAATTGCTGGGCACAATGTCGATCgcttggctccttaaaatttcttctcctcatttcacacagaatcacagaatcattcaggtggaaaagaccctcgggatcatcgagtccaacccacAGCCATGGCAAAGGTCCCTGGGgaaggtccctcccatgggaccaCGCTGGGCTGATCTCAGCGCCACTGGCCAACTGCCAAACCCTTCTCCCCCTGCTGCGGTTGCAACCGATTAAAAAAGTCGACGCTCTTTTGCAactttccccctttatttttattcctctttttcctgatgGCTCCAGCCAGGGCCTCTCCGGCCCGGGGAGATCTGCTCCTCAGCACGAGGCATCGCGGGGAGCCGGgtcccctcatccctccatcgGTTGCCCCAAAGCCCGGGTGTTCATCGAGGGGCTCCTCGAGCAGGTTGGCCTCGGAGTTCCACGTCCGGAATTGTTTTCCCAGGTTACTGCAACACCGGCCAGAATTTCTGAGGAGGAAACTTCACAACACTCTCCATCTTATCCTCCGTAGCGGCCACTTGGGCCCGTCGCAGGAGGCCTCCTCCAGCAGGCTGGCCTCAGAGCTCGTCGTCGACAAAACAGCTATGACGGGTGTTCCGAAGTACGAGgcctcctgaggaggggagggcttGGCTTTCCGGGTCTTTGCAGCTgccagcattttttccaccattccTTGTCCTCGTCTTActtgtcctccccatcctcctcctttttccccccattctccttctcctcatcctcctcgtccccatcctcctccttttccatttccttttcctcctcctctgcagctctgagccgTCGCTGCCTGCACTTGGGCTCGGCTCTGCTTTGACACTCGGTCTTTGAGTGCAGCTTTGCCCTTGGCTTGGCCGgtcccaggctgcttttctccagaggaaTCCCCCAAGATCTCCGGCTGCTGCCTGGAAGGACACAACGGCAGAGAGGTCTCTACCTGAGGAACACGCTGGGTttggggccgcatcctgccccccATGACCCTCTTTGTGCCCCTGAGCTAGGCCCCGCAGCTGACACAcggctgtccccgtgtccccaggccaCGCTGGGGCTCTCCTGAAGGGCTGGAGAAGATCCAGCCCTGTGAAACTGGCGGTCCCActagccccatcccacccctccgATGGGCGGTGATGAACGGCGAGTGCTTGGGGCTGGGGAATGGGCTCTGGCTGGGTCAGAAaagtcacagaaccacagaatagtttgggttaaaagggacctttaaaggtccctttagttcaaccccacccctgccacggccaaggacatcttcaaccagagcAGGTCACTtcgagccccgtccaacctgaccacGAATGTTcccaggaatggggcatccaccacctctctgggcaacacgaCCCTGTGCAGAtccccagccctgagccttcaGCCTCACCTGACCGAAGActttatcttcttcctcttctgccctgtGATCTCCCGGAACTGTGGTGGTTCCTGGTTAGGCGAGCTTGGAGCAGCGAACCCAGGACATCCCACTGGAACTGGGAGGAGAAACCTCGTCAGAAGAGCATCGCTgggccgctgccggccccggtGACACGCAGGGGTGCTCCGGCCCCTTCCCCAAGGTCCAAGAGGGCCGTTCTGCTCCCCTCGCAGCCGCCATCGCAGCCTCTCTGCCCCCAGTTCCCCATTGCCGTGGTTTTGCGACGGCATCGTCAGCTCCCGGTGTGGGaagggggagcggggaggtgaCCGGGACTCTTTTGGGGGGTCGTTTCttggcggggaggaggcggcctTGGATCACCATCCTCCCACCTCACCCTTGGGCGCATCCCACCCCGGGGCTCCGTGTTGGTGAAGCCAATGAGTCGTTAGGACAAACGGCTGTGCCGAGCTGGGGGGAAGCTTTGGCACAAGTCGGAGCCCTTTGACACTCAGCGCCGGTGATTTCCAAGTCAAATGACAGAATTTGGTTGCCCGCACTGTGGAAAGGAGCCGGGAGCTGCTTTACCTTGTCCAAGAGGTGGCAGAAACTCTCTTCTCGTCTGCTCATCCTCGCCAGGGACTTGTCTCGAGGTCTTGAGAAGAGCCCTGAGAGGTGGTTTGTGCACAAACTCCATTTCAAGCCTGGGAACGAGGAGAAGACACCGCCGTGACCCAGAGCACCACCAGCCCTTGCCGCTCGCCGTGCTCACCGGCAGATTTTGGCATTGCCGTAaaggctggtttttttccccaactctaCCATGTTTCTCCCCAAGTCCACCATGCCCCATCCCCAAGCACAGTCCTGGGAAAAGGAGTCACCCAGCAAAGAGTCCAGGCCACCATGGGAAGGAAGTGTTGCCTAAATTCCTTGGTCCTACCCATCAAATCTGCCT includes:
- the LOC141936833 gene encoding uncharacterized protein LOC141936833 isoform X2 → MAERPPSSPRVVWEEEVGAPQESSSPLEPCEVTTVLPLWIVEMLPEEIPEKWGWDSESTWLLSSLDSSDMTTVFDESLQPSQNMDVLVAIEALMADDVHDRQMGSDIVDTAMTDPASWLTDVPEVLRCIHTNVEQIRAEPARRSLDSLLLLLTKWRPREVVRSLLVISPTCDSAAVAMWEVMISVPWALWRVVSELLGVLQDWRLRRVFSCAADDACIYPLALLVSADIDDKQFAALYETQRYLRCPSPVMLSLVLTGLTTLSKTPETARKMLVLLPDIMENLLAANSDIRMKALMLFVNVIPHMKRKEANLIALRLAEKLPLLFDDESSRVRELSIRLFEDVMKTALERNTKKMVKKVQGAVLALFFHTNEKIESVAKASWDTLRACAEFLGWRRLSFLAETGQTPLIGEYLITHKRNSADEYLLQSLLYVENPQASVREAAVRFIALQSLENDAEHSIRCLAAQTVLILTALKQKPRSGWSLRLLWCCA
- the LOC141936833 gene encoding uncharacterized protein LOC141936833 isoform X1, whose protein sequence is MAERPPSSPRVVWEEEVGAPQESSSPLEPCEVTTVLPLWIVEMLPEEIPEKWGWDSESTWLLSSLDSSDMTTVFDESLQPSQNMDVLVAIEALMADDVHDRQMGSDIVDTAMTDPASWLTDVPEVLRCIHTNVEQIRAEPARRSLDSLLLLLTKWRPREVVRSLLVISPTCDSAAVAMWEVMISVPWALWRVVSELLGVLQDWRLRRVFSCAADDACIYPLALLVSADIDDKQFAALYETQRYLRCPSPVMLSLVLTGLTTLSKTPETARKMLVLLPDIMENLLAANSDIRMKALMLFVNVIPHMKRKEANLIALRLAEKLPLLFDDESSRVRELSIRLFEDVMKTALERNTKKMVKKVQGAVLALFFHTNEKIESVAKASWDTLRACAEFLGWRRLSFLAETGQTPLIGEYLITHKRNSADEYLLQSLLYVENPQASVREAAVRFIGLAARRRRILRLEKLWEICQSALQSLENDAEHSIRCLAAQTVLILTALKQKPRSGWSLRLLWCCA
- the LOC141936833 gene encoding uncharacterized protein LOC141936833 isoform X3, giving the protein MAERPPSSPRVVWEEEVGAPQESSSPLEPCEVTTVLPLWIVEMLPEEIPEKWGWDSESTWLLSSLDSSDMTTVFDESLQPSQNMDVLVAIEALMADDVHDRQMGSDIVDTAMTDPASWLTDVPEVLRCIHTNVEQIRAEPARRSLDSLLLLLTKWRPREVVRSLLVISPTCDSAAVAMWEVMISVPWALWRVVSELLGVLQDWRLRRVFSCAADDACIYPLALLVSADIDDKQFAALYETQRYLRCPSPVMLSLVLTGLTTLSKTPETARKMLVLLPDIMENLLAANSDIRMKALMLFVNVIPHMKRKEANLIALRLAEKLPLLFDDESSRVRELSIRLFEDVMKTALERNTKKMVKKVQGAVLALFFHTNEKIESVAKGPAAPVPPPPASSPSPAAELEGEVGAPPAQRKGPCSPSTSRAGELGTDISLLSSGLWPPSTRDPTDFVCFEPPSLSPRAVSKDPPGVRASSQSAGWPQE
- the LOC141936833 gene encoding maestro heat-like repeat-containing protein family member 7 isoform X4, whose product is MLPEEIPEKWGWDSESTWLLSSLDSSDMTTVFDESLQPSQNMDVLVAIEALMADDVHDRQMGSDIVDTAMTDPASWLTDVPEVLRCIHTNVEQIRAEPARRSLDSLLLLLTKWRPREVVRSLLVISPTCDSAAVAMWEVMISVPWALWRVVSELLGVLQDWRLRRVFSCAADDACIYPLALLVSADIDDKQFAALYETQRYLRCPSPVMLSLVLTGLTTLSKTPETARKMLVLLPDIMENLLAANSDIRMKALMLFVNVIPHMKRKEANLIALRLAEKLPLLFDDESSRVRELSIRLFEDVMKTALERNTKKMVKKVQGAVLALFFHTNEKIESVAKASWDTLRACAEFLGWRRLSFLAETGQTPLIGEYLITHKRNSADEYLLQSLLYVENPQASVREAAVRFIGLAARRRRILRLEKLWEICQSALQSLENDAEHSIRCLAAQTVLILTALKQKPRSGWSLRLLWCCA